A window of Fundulus heteroclitus isolate FHET01 chromosome 15, MU-UCD_Fhet_4.1, whole genome shotgun sequence contains these coding sequences:
- the LOC105940092 gene encoding uncharacterized protein LOC105940092 isoform X1 → MINRNRYGGEPMDERQHLIKASSGEGMTDLDRRKGNNEIGKKFYVFVEGVETGAQRSIVQWVKSIGQTQVNLPADCDYILVFCPIASRVEADISGALDNVSGYDKPVILVVLHHTRQQLFNKTRVPNPIVWLTVDFLFWEDTLLDCTCNTDSWGEIQTLLGRSRQLGIQSVKGWLKSPKIMAIVGGVVVIVIAVVLIIVFTRKSNP, encoded by the exons ATGATAAACAG AAACAGATATGGAGGTGAACCAATGG ACGAGCGGCAGCATTTGATAAAAGCTTCAAGCGGTGAAGGGATGACTGACCTGGACCGACGTAAAGGGAATAACG AGATTGGGAAAAAGTTTTATGTCTTCGTTGAGGGGGTTGAAACCGGAGCTCAGAGATCCATCGTACAATGGGTGAAAAGCATCGGCCAAACTCAGGTCAACTTACCTGCAGACTGTGACTACATCCTGGTTTTCTGTCCCATTGCGTCCCGTGTTGAAGCAGACATAAGTGGGGCCCTGGACAATGTTTCTG GGTATGATAAACCTGTTATTCTGGTAGTGTTGCATCACACCAGACAACAACTGTTCAACAAGACGCGTGTGCCAAACCCGATTGTGTGGCTCACAGTGGATTTTCTGTTTTGGGAGGATACACTCCTCGATTGTACCTGCAATACGGACTCATGGGGCGAAATCCAGACTCTTTTGGGACGTTCCAGGCAATTg ggGATCCAAAGTGTCAAAGGAT ggtTAAAGAGCCCAAAAATAATGGCGATTGTGGGAGGAGTTGTCGTGATTGTGATAGCTGTGGTACTGATTATTGTTTTTACTCGTAAAAGCAATCCTTAA
- the si:ch211-245h14.1 gene encoding uncharacterized protein si:ch211-245h14.1 encodes MLVDQQADEMSEEENSELGKKFFVVLSGERNGAHLSIIKKLTDYGQTEILSLEECDYLLVFCPIVSRVGTDIQEALSKIPDLKKAILVVMHPTFDPNQTIADSRRHVEKPNILVTVDCLFYEGDLLRCDRNNNAMADIERVLSKSCVTVEF; translated from the exons ATGTTAGTGGATCAACAAGCTGA CGAGATGTCTGAAGAAGAAAATTCTG AGCTGGGAAAGAAGTTCTTTGTCGTCTTGTCTGGAGAAAGAAACGGAGCTCATCTGTCCATTATTAAAAAGCTGACAGATTATGGCCAAACTGAGATTTTGTCCTTGGAAGAATGTGACTACCTCCTGGTTTTCTGTCCAATTGTGTCACGTGTTGGAACTGACATCCAGGAAGCCCTCAGCAAAATTCCAG atttaaaaaaagccatTCTGGTGGTGATGCATCCCACCTTCGATCCCAACCAGACCATTGCTGACAGCAGGAGACACGTGGAGAAGCCAAACATCCTCGTAACTGTGGACTGTCTGTTTTATGAGGGCGATCTCCTAAGATGCGACCGCAACAACAACGCAATGGCCGACATTGAAAGGGTCCTTTCCAAATCCTGTGTCACAGTTGAGTTTTGA
- the LOC110366591 gene encoding uncharacterized protein LOC110366591 isoform X1: protein MLQRGTREKPSRSMALQNETGLGRKFYVVVAGKTNGAHQSIVEKLRSADQVQVFSPGDCDYLLVICPIVSRTLTDITEALSKIQSNRPVILVVMHHTFDTNYIIAESGRQVQNPNVRLTVDYLFYQHEILNCNRNEISWYKIQNVLGVPISRVNIFVSDHAVFQSCCRSAGS from the exons ATGCTTCAGAGAGGCACGAGAGAAAAGCCCTCCAG AAGCATGGCCCTGCAGAATGAAACCG GCTTGGGGAGAAAGTTCTACGTTGTTGTAGCAGGAAAAACCAACGGGGCTCATCAGTCCATAGTCGAGAAGCTGAGGAGCGCAGACCAAGTTCAAGTATTCTCTCCGGGCGACTGTGACTACCTTCTGGTCATCTGTCCCATCGTTTCACGCACTCTGACAGACATCACCGAGGCCCTCAGCAAGATTCAGA GCAACAGACCCGTCATTCTGGTGGTGATGCATCACACATTCGACACCAACTACATTATAGCTGAGAGCGGGAGACAAGTGCAGAACCCCAACGTCCGCCTCACTGTAGATTATCTTTTTTATCAGCATGAAATCCTCAACTGTAACCGCAATGAAATATCATGGTACAAAATTCAGAACGTTCTCGGCGTTCCAATTTCCAGGGTAAATATATTTGTGTCTGATCATGCTGTGTTTCAGTCATGTTGTCGATCAGCGGGATCATGA
- the LOC105940092 gene encoding uncharacterized protein LOC105940092 isoform X4 — protein sequence MINRYGGEPMEIGKKFYVFVEGVETGAQRSIVQWVKSIGQTQVNLPADCDYILVFCPIASRVEADISGALDNVSGYDKPVILVVLHHTRQQLFNKTRVPNPIVWLTVDFLFWEDTLLDCTCNTDSWGEIQTLLGRSRQLGIQSVKGWLKSPKIMAIVGGVVVIVIAVVLIIVFTRKSNP from the exons ATGATAAACAG ATATGGAGGTGAACCAATGG AGATTGGGAAAAAGTTTTATGTCTTCGTTGAGGGGGTTGAAACCGGAGCTCAGAGATCCATCGTACAATGGGTGAAAAGCATCGGCCAAACTCAGGTCAACTTACCTGCAGACTGTGACTACATCCTGGTTTTCTGTCCCATTGCGTCCCGTGTTGAAGCAGACATAAGTGGGGCCCTGGACAATGTTTCTG GGTATGATAAACCTGTTATTCTGGTAGTGTTGCATCACACCAGACAACAACTGTTCAACAAGACGCGTGTGCCAAACCCGATTGTGTGGCTCACAGTGGATTTTCTGTTTTGGGAGGATACACTCCTCGATTGTACCTGCAATACGGACTCATGGGGCGAAATCCAGACTCTTTTGGGACGTTCCAGGCAATTg ggGATCCAAAGTGTCAAAGGAT ggtTAAAGAGCCCAAAAATAATGGCGATTGTGGGAGGAGTTGTCGTGATTGTGATAGCTGTGGTACTGATTATTGTTTTTACTCGTAAAAGCAATCCTTAA
- the LOC105940092 gene encoding uncharacterized protein LOC105940092 isoform X2 translates to MINRYGGEPMDERQHLIKASSGEGMTDLDRRKGNNEIGKKFYVFVEGVETGAQRSIVQWVKSIGQTQVNLPADCDYILVFCPIASRVEADISGALDNVSGYDKPVILVVLHHTRQQLFNKTRVPNPIVWLTVDFLFWEDTLLDCTCNTDSWGEIQTLLGRSRQLGIQSVKGWLKSPKIMAIVGGVVVIVIAVVLIIVFTRKSNP, encoded by the exons ATGATAAACAG ATATGGAGGTGAACCAATGG ACGAGCGGCAGCATTTGATAAAAGCTTCAAGCGGTGAAGGGATGACTGACCTGGACCGACGTAAAGGGAATAACG AGATTGGGAAAAAGTTTTATGTCTTCGTTGAGGGGGTTGAAACCGGAGCTCAGAGATCCATCGTACAATGGGTGAAAAGCATCGGCCAAACTCAGGTCAACTTACCTGCAGACTGTGACTACATCCTGGTTTTCTGTCCCATTGCGTCCCGTGTTGAAGCAGACATAAGTGGGGCCCTGGACAATGTTTCTG GGTATGATAAACCTGTTATTCTGGTAGTGTTGCATCACACCAGACAACAACTGTTCAACAAGACGCGTGTGCCAAACCCGATTGTGTGGCTCACAGTGGATTTTCTGTTTTGGGAGGATACACTCCTCGATTGTACCTGCAATACGGACTCATGGGGCGAAATCCAGACTCTTTTGGGACGTTCCAGGCAATTg ggGATCCAAAGTGTCAAAGGAT ggtTAAAGAGCCCAAAAATAATGGCGATTGTGGGAGGAGTTGTCGTGATTGTGATAGCTGTGGTACTGATTATTGTTTTTACTCGTAAAAGCAATCCTTAA
- the LOC110366591 gene encoding uncharacterized protein LOC110366591 isoform X2, giving the protein MLQRGTREKPSSMALQNETGLGRKFYVVVAGKTNGAHQSIVEKLRSADQVQVFSPGDCDYLLVICPIVSRTLTDITEALSKIQSNRPVILVVMHHTFDTNYIIAESGRQVQNPNVRLTVDYLFYQHEILNCNRNEISWYKIQNVLGVPISRVNIFVSDHAVFQSCCRSAGS; this is encoded by the exons ATGCTTCAGAGAGGCACGAGAGAAAAGCCCTCCAG CATGGCCCTGCAGAATGAAACCG GCTTGGGGAGAAAGTTCTACGTTGTTGTAGCAGGAAAAACCAACGGGGCTCATCAGTCCATAGTCGAGAAGCTGAGGAGCGCAGACCAAGTTCAAGTATTCTCTCCGGGCGACTGTGACTACCTTCTGGTCATCTGTCCCATCGTTTCACGCACTCTGACAGACATCACCGAGGCCCTCAGCAAGATTCAGA GCAACAGACCCGTCATTCTGGTGGTGATGCATCACACATTCGACACCAACTACATTATAGCTGAGAGCGGGAGACAAGTGCAGAACCCCAACGTCCGCCTCACTGTAGATTATCTTTTTTATCAGCATGAAATCCTCAACTGTAACCGCAATGAAATATCATGGTACAAAATTCAGAACGTTCTCGGCGTTCCAATTTCCAGGGTAAATATATTTGTGTCTGATCATGCTGTGTTTCAGTCATGTTGTCGATCAGCGGGATCATGA
- the LOC105940092 gene encoding uncharacterized protein LOC105940092 isoform X3, translated as MINRNRYGGEPMEIGKKFYVFVEGVETGAQRSIVQWVKSIGQTQVNLPADCDYILVFCPIASRVEADISGALDNVSGYDKPVILVVLHHTRQQLFNKTRVPNPIVWLTVDFLFWEDTLLDCTCNTDSWGEIQTLLGRSRQLGIQSVKGWLKSPKIMAIVGGVVVIVIAVVLIIVFTRKSNP; from the exons ATGATAAACAG AAACAGATATGGAGGTGAACCAATGG AGATTGGGAAAAAGTTTTATGTCTTCGTTGAGGGGGTTGAAACCGGAGCTCAGAGATCCATCGTACAATGGGTGAAAAGCATCGGCCAAACTCAGGTCAACTTACCTGCAGACTGTGACTACATCCTGGTTTTCTGTCCCATTGCGTCCCGTGTTGAAGCAGACATAAGTGGGGCCCTGGACAATGTTTCTG GGTATGATAAACCTGTTATTCTGGTAGTGTTGCATCACACCAGACAACAACTGTTCAACAAGACGCGTGTGCCAAACCCGATTGTGTGGCTCACAGTGGATTTTCTGTTTTGGGAGGATACACTCCTCGATTGTACCTGCAATACGGACTCATGGGGCGAAATCCAGACTCTTTTGGGACGTTCCAGGCAATTg ggGATCCAAAGTGTCAAAGGAT ggtTAAAGAGCCCAAAAATAATGGCGATTGTGGGAGGAGTTGTCGTGATTGTGATAGCTGTGGTACTGATTATTGTTTTTACTCGTAAAAGCAATCCTTAA